In Bubalus kerabau isolate K-KA32 ecotype Philippines breed swamp buffalo chromosome 4, PCC_UOA_SB_1v2, whole genome shotgun sequence, one DNA window encodes the following:
- the LOC129651047 gene encoding tumor necrosis factor receptor superfamily member 10B-like: MHSAFCMPLLVTGEEEKNGCTPTKDTECQCKPGTFRGEDAPEFCQKCSTGCPDGKVMVMKCTPWSNIKCVDQESSTLTHGEAPVPGELATMSQRLPITPSPSSGPSRLVIKIVCVIAAVLIGCVWCYFTGLFNECWHKVIGFSSIWWPQTLSNCITTKPRVDTVPGVSYAVVPESLNWPGGSRLNVEGRLAC; the protein is encoded by the exons ggctgcACCCCGACCAAGGACACTGAGTGTCAGTGCAAACCTGGCACTTTCCGTGGAGAAGATGCACCTGAATTCTGTCAAAAATGCAGCACCGG GTGCCCTGATGGGAAGGTCATGGTCATGAAATGTACCCCCTGGAGCAACATCAAGTGTGTGGACCAAGAATCAAGTACCCTGACCCATGGGGAGGCCCCAGTTCCTGGAGAGCTAGCAACCATGAGCCAGAGACTACCCATCACTCCCTCTCCCTCATCAGGCCCTTCAAGGCTGGTGATTAAAATTGTATGTGTAATTGCCGCTGTCCTAATCGGATGTGTATGGTGCTACTTTACAG GTCTCTTTAATGAGTGCTGGCACAAGGTGATCGGTTTCTCCAGCATCTGGTGGCCTCAGACCCTCAGTAACTGCATCACAACAAAGCCCAGGGTGGACACGGTCCCCGGTGTGTCCTATGCTGTTGTCCCTGAGTCTCTCAACTGGCCTGGGGGCTCTAGGCTGAATGTAGAAGGGAGACTGGCCTGCTGA